Proteins co-encoded in one Dama dama isolate Ldn47 chromosome 2, ASM3311817v1, whole genome shotgun sequence genomic window:
- the LOC133067686 gene encoding olfactory receptor 4C13-like — MDNQNNVTEFVLLGLSQNPKMRTIIFVVFLVIYIVSMVGNMLTMVIIKASPLLRSPMYYFLAHLSFVDACYSCVTTPKLIIDSLYEKKTSPFNECMMQVFGEHVFAGADVILLTVMAYDRYVAICKPLHYTTIMSRRLCGLLVGVAWMGGFIHSTIQLLFIIRLPFCGPNIIDHFMCDLIFLLDLACTDTHLLGLFVPANSGFLCLLNLLLLIGSYVVILCTLRTHSSEARRKALSTCVSHITAVILFLGPCLFVYLRPAVTLSVDKSVAVFYSMITPMLNPLIYTLRNDQMKNAIRKLCSRKVISDDQ, encoded by the coding sequence ATGGATAACCAAAACAATGTGACAGAGTTTGTTCTACTGGGACTCTCACAGAATCCAAAGATGCGGACGATCATATTTGTTGTGTTTTTGGTCATCTACATTGTCTCTATGGTAGGAAACATGCTGACTATGGTCATCATCAAAGCCAGTCCACTGTTAAGGTCCCCCATGTACTATTTCCTGGCCCATCTCTCTTTTGTTGATGCCTGCTATTCTTGTGTCACTACCCCTAAACTGATCATAGATTCCCTCTATGAAAAGAAAACCAGCCCTTTCAACGAATGCATGATGCAGGTCTTTGGGGAACATGTCTTTGCAGGTGCTGACGTCATCCTGCTcactgtgatggcctatgaccgctacgtggccatctgcaagcccttgCACTATACGACCATCATGAGTCGGCGACTCTGTGGGCTGCTAGTGGGAGTGGCATGGATGGGAGGCTTTATTCATTCGACCATACAGCTCCTCTTCATCATCAGATTACCTTTCTGTGGCCCTAACATCATAGATCACTTTATGTGTGACTTAATATTTTTGCTCGATCTGGCCTGTACTGACACTCACCTTCTAGGACTTTTTGTTCCTGCCAACAGTGGTTTCCTCTGTCTGTTAAATTTGCTCCTCTTGATTGGCTCCTATGTGGTCATTCTGTGTACCCTGAGGACCCATAGCTCGGAGGCCAGACGCAAGGCCCTCTctacctgtgtctcccacatcacagcagTCATCCTGTTCCTTGGGCCCTGCTTATTTGTATACCTGAGACCAGCAGTTACTTTGTCTGTTGATAAATCAGTTGCTGTATTCTACAGTATGATAACTCCCATGTTAAATCCCTTAATCTATACCTTGAGAAATGACcagatgaaaaatgccattaggaAATTGTGTAGCAGAAAAGTGATTTCAGATGATCAATAA